One window of Elaeis guineensis isolate ETL-2024a chromosome 11, EG11, whole genome shotgun sequence genomic DNA carries:
- the LOC105053678 gene encoding LOW QUALITY PROTEIN: uncharacterized protein (The sequence of the model RefSeq protein was modified relative to this genomic sequence to represent the inferred CDS: deleted 2 bases in 1 codon; substituted 1 base at 1 genomic stop codon), which translates to MDLFLILSFLLALASASLASQGRALLQWKVSLQSHGSLESWDLDTNPCNWTGIACNVTRRGRHVIREINLTQIGLVGTLNALNFSSLSSLISLNLTFNKFYGSIPPTIAALSKLTSLDLCANNFTGIIPLQIRSLTKLNSLNLSVNQISGSIPPWLSDMTRLNFLYLFGTNLSGSIPEELGRLENLLDLVISNNQLTGSIPPTLKNLTRLQELDCKNNEISGSIPSELGNLANLVILDMGNNSLSSFIPPSLGILTKLNEFRLWGNHLSGSIPPEIGNLVELTFLLLEQNNLTGSIPTSLGNLTKLENLYLSENQIFGPIPRDIQYLVSLKVLEIGTNRLDDSSPASIGNLTKLNILYFFQNQILGSIPPSPSLGNLIKLENLYLSENQIFGSIPHDIQYLVSLKVLKIGTNRLDGSIPASIGNLTKLNILYFFQNQISGSIPPSFGSLTNLIHLCIYDNRLSGFLPQEFNNITNLKSLDLVNNNFSGHLPHDICKGGVLAHLILNNNHFEGPIPKSLKKCTSLSRVRLERNQLSGDISENLGVYPHLWYIDLSFNRLSGKLSPNWGGCHNLSFLGISNNKVTGNIPLELKKLTLLQVLDLSSNNLLGEIPKDLSKLTHLYNLNLSNNQLVGEVYPEFGELLNLETLDLSANRLRGRVPEQSGNCMKLHLLKLGNNHLNGNIPFQIGNLVNLDEFLDLSHNSFTGEIPSQLGKLDKLQDLNLSHNELTGHVPPSLSYMISLSSIDLSYNELEGPLPNCRIFQNASLEWFIHNKGLCGVVKGLPSCGSFIKSKDDSNKHHKLLLLIIVPSLGTLFLFVVFALLILRRKEHARHVASIKEVGLSIWNFNGEDAYIDIIQATEDFDDKYGIGTGAYSNVYKTLLPSGKLVAVKKFHPLEIENSSSKQTFWNEIRALTQIQHRNIVKLYGFCSCAQHKFLVYEYMERGSLANILGSEDAIELDWSKRMDAVKHVACALSYMHHDCTPPLIHRDITSNNILFDFEYKTCISDFGIARLLKSDSSNWSILAGTRGYLTPEFAYTMRVTEKCDVYSFGVISLEIVMGKHLREFISMLSSSVSENIFLKDILDPXLLAPTTQVANKLVVVVMTIFRCLDNNPHSRSTMQNVAQQLSTIKARPNFQPLEMIKLCHLIHAKISSLCSRFILTNRLIPACFYYWKL; encoded by the exons ATGGATCTGTTTCTAATCCTTTCATTTCTTCTTGCCTTGGCATCAGCTTCACTTGCATCTCAAGGGAGGGCCCTCCTCCAGTGGAAAGTCAGCCTCCAAAGCCATGGGTCGCTTGAATCTTGGGACCTCGACACCAATCCATGCAACTGGACTGGAATCGCATGCAACGTCACACGTCGAGGCCGACATGTGATCAGGGAGATAAATCTGACCCAAATAGGTCTGGTAGGAACGCTGAATGCTCTCAACTTCTCCTCTCTGTCATCACTAATCAGTCTCAACCTCACATTCAACAAGTTCTATGGAAGCATCCCTCCCACTATAGCTGCTCTTTCCAAACTCACCTCCCTTGATCTCTGCGCTAATAACTTCACTGGGATAATTCCACTACAGATCCGCTCTCTGACAAAGCTTAACTCTCTGAATCTTAGTGTTAATCAGATAAGTGGTTCCATTCCTCCTTGGCTAAGTGATATGACAAGGCTTAACTTCTTATATCTATTTGGAACTAATCTTTCAGGTTCTATCCCTGAGGAATTAGGAAGGCTTGAGAATCTGTTGGACTTGGTAATCTCGAACAACCAGCTAACAGGTTCCATCCCTCCCACTCTGAAAAATTTAACTCGGCTTCAAGAATTAGATTGCAAGAACAATGAGATATCTGGCTCCATCCCCTCAGAATTAGGGAATCTTGCAAACTTGGTTATTTTAGATATGGGCAACAACAGTCTGTCAAGTTTCATCCCTCCTAGCTTGGGAATCTTGACCAAGCTTAATGAGTTTAGACTTTGGGGTAATCATCTCTCTGGCTCCATTCCTCCTGAAATAGGAAATCTGGTGGAGTTAACTTTTCTATTACTCGAACAAAACAATTTAACAGGTTCCATCCCCACTAGCTTAGGAAATTTaaccaagcttgaaaatttgtacCTTTCTGAAAATCAGATCTTCGGACCAATTCCTCGTGATATACAATATCTAGTAAGCTTGAAAGTTTTGGAAATTGGCACCAACCGTTTAGATGATTCAAGTCCTGCCAGCATAGGAAATTTAACTAAGCTTAACATCTTATACTTCTTTCAAAATCAGATCTTAGGATCAATCCCTCCATCTCCA AGCTTAGGAAATTTaatcaagcttgaaaatttgtacCTTTCTGAAAATCAGATCTTCGGATCAATTCCTCATGATATACAATATCTAGTAAGCTTGAAAGTTTTGAAAATTGGCACCAACCGTTTAGATGGTTCAATTCCTGCCAGCATAGGAAATTTAACTAAGCTTAACATCTTATACTTCTTTCAAAATCAGATCTCAGGAtcaatccctccatcttttggaaGCTTAACCAACCTTATTCATTTGTGTATATATGACAATCGACTATCTGGTTTTTTGCCTCAGGAATTTAATAATATTACGAATTTGAAATCTCTTGACTTGGTAAACAACAATTTTTCTGGCCATTTACCTCATGACATATGCAAAGGAGGAGTTCTAGCTCATCTCATTTTGAACAACAACCATTTTGAAGGTCCAATTCCAAAAAGCTTGAAAAAGTGTACAAGTCTAAGTAGAGTCCGACTTGAGCGGAACCAACTATCTGGTGATATATCTGAAAATCTTGGAGTGTATCCACATCTGTGGTATATTGATTTAAGCTTCAACAGATTATCTGGTAAGCTCTCACCAAATTGGGGAGGATGTCATAATTTGTCATTTTTAGGAATCTCCAACAACAAGGTTACTGGAAACATACCACTAGAACTCAAAAAGTTAACTCTATTGCAAGTACTTGATCTTTCCTCGAACAATCTATTAGGAGAGATTCCGAAGGATTTGAGCAAATTGACTCATCTATATAACTTGAATTTGAGCAACAATCAACTTGTTGGAGAGGTATATCCAGAATTTGGAGAACTACTTAATTTGGAGACTCTTGATCTATCAGCAAATCGACTAAGAGGAAGGGTACCAGAACAATCAGGTAACTGCATGAAACTTCACTTGCTGAAGCTTGGAAACAACCATTTAAATGGAAACATTCCTTTCCAAATTGGTAATCTAGTAAACCTGGatgaattcctagatctaagccaCAACTCATTTACTGGAGAGATACCATCACAATTGGGCAAACTAGATAAGCTACAAGATCTGAATCTATCACACAATGAGTTGACTGGTCATGTTCCACCTTCTTTGAGTTATATGATAAGCTTATCATCTATAGACTTATCATACAATGAATTAGAAGGTCCACTGCCCAACTGCAGAATTTTTCAGAATGCTTCGTTAGAGTGGTTTATCCACAATAAGGGCTTGTGTGGTGTAGTGAAGGGTTTGCCTTCATGTGGCTCATTTATAAAGAGCAAAGATGATTCAAATAAGCACCACAAACTTCTTTTGTTAATCATTGTTCCTAGCCTGGGAACCTTATTTCTATTTGTGGTATTTGCTTTGCTAATTCTAAGAAGGAAGGAACATGCAAGACATGTTGCAAGTATCAAAGAAGTAGGATTGTCTATTTGGAACTTCAATGGAGAAGACGCATACATTGACATCATTCAAGCAACAGAGGATTTTGATGACAAGTATGGTATTGGCACTGGAGCATATTCCAATGTTTACAAAACACTGCTGCCAAGTGGCAAGTTGGTAGctgtaaaaaaatttcatccattaGAAATTGAAAACTCATCGAGCAAGCAAACTTTTTGGAATGAAATACGGGCACTAACCCAGATCCAACACCGGAATATTGTGAAGCTTTATG gttTTTGCTCTTGTGCTCAACACAAATTTCTTGTCTATGAATATATGGAGAGAGGAAGTTTGGCAAATATTCTCGGAAGTGAAGATGCCATTGAATTAGATTGGTCTAAGAGAATGGATGCTGTAAAACATGTTGCTTGTGCTCTATCATACATGCACCATGATTGCACGCCACCATTAATACACCGAGACATAACAAGTAATAATattctatttgattttgaatacaaGACTTGTATTTCAGACTTTGGTATTGCGAGACTTTTAAAGTCTGATTCATCTAATTGGAGTATACTTGCAGGCACACGAGGATATTTGACACCAG AGTTTGCATATACAATGAGGGTTACTGAGAAATGTGATGTATATAGTTTTGGAGTAATATCACTTGAGATTGTAATGGGAAAGCATCTGAGAGAATTCATCTCTATGTTATCTTCTTCAGTCAGTGAAAATATCTTTCTGAAAGATATATTAGACCCATGACTATTGGCTCCTACAACTCAAGTTGCAAATAAGTTAGTTGTAGTAGTTATGACAATATTTCGGTGTTTAGATAACAATCCACATTCTCGTTCGACAATGCAAAATGTAGCTCAACAGCTATCTACTATCAAAGCACGACCAAACTTTCAACCTTTGGAGATGATCAAGTTATGTCACTTAATTCATGCCAAG ATAAGTTCTTTATGCAGTAGATTCATATTAACCAACAGATTGATCCCTGCATGCTTTTATTATTGGAAATTGTGA